From a single Nocardioides sp. dk884 genomic region:
- a CDS encoding transglycosylase domain-containing protein, producing MNRRRFRARPREAPAQRPATQPPAAGLDDLLVVVDRHPARPGAGPLARSAGLVVGVLTLVTCLALLPFTLVLGGVAQHAIRAWDGIGTELPPIQAKQRTVLLDRDGRQWGQLFTENRVATELSDISPHVVAALLATEDSRFYEHGAVDLRGVARALVNNVVGADLQGASTLSQQLVENLRILNATTDDERRVAKASTLGGKIAELKLAGELERRYSKDEILEAYLNVVYLGNGAYGVEAAARRYFSTSAADLSIKQAATLVAMLKSPSAYDPITHPGRSRQRRDVVMARMVAEGALTRERFEKLRRHPTPIQESRPRSGCAASEFPYYCAMLIEHVLRSPEFGETREDRQNRLNAGGLEIRTALDAEAMRAAEEAVDAGFGRTNRVGTGIAVMEPGTGQVVAIAQNRTFGTPEGKDDPSRTQVVYATSEFQTGSTFKPVTLAAALESGMSVRTTYDTPSGLYVDGLDAPEGGYKNDDRQGHGVLDAYGAMRGSVNTYFVQMVADAGVRETAAVAQRLGLTSIPEDLSGREGSLTLGAFESSPLQLATAYATLAARGVRCDPVLILSARDVTTGEDVDVPDGDCHQAISPAVAVQVSDVLRAPFDAGGTASSVRLGDGRPAGGKTGTTDDAAAVWFAGYTPQYAAAVWVGDPRGGQAHPLTGVYAHGYYHSVLYGGTGAGPVWRRTMEAIHEGLAVEEFPPIQGAGAVLVNTAVPSVVGMGIDEAVTLLAASGFEVRVRQRASETAGGEADHVAEQEPAAGTAVGRGAEVLLTLTAGSETSLDLRALTAEGPGGGR from the coding sequence GTGAACAGACGCCGGTTCCGCGCGCGCCCCCGGGAGGCGCCCGCGCAGCGACCCGCCACGCAGCCGCCCGCGGCCGGGCTCGACGACCTGCTGGTCGTGGTCGACCGGCATCCCGCCCGGCCGGGGGCCGGTCCGCTGGCTCGGTCCGCGGGCCTCGTGGTGGGCGTGCTGACCCTGGTCACCTGCCTGGCCCTGCTGCCGTTCACGCTGGTCCTCGGCGGCGTCGCCCAGCACGCGATCCGCGCCTGGGACGGGATCGGCACGGAGCTGCCGCCGATCCAGGCCAAGCAGCGCACCGTCCTGCTCGACCGTGACGGGCGCCAGTGGGGGCAGCTGTTCACCGAGAACCGGGTGGCGACCGAGCTCTCCGACATCAGTCCCCACGTCGTGGCGGCGCTGCTCGCCACCGAGGACAGCCGGTTCTACGAGCACGGCGCCGTCGACCTGCGCGGCGTGGCCCGGGCGTTGGTCAACAACGTGGTGGGCGCGGACCTGCAGGGCGCCTCGACGCTGTCGCAGCAGCTGGTGGAGAACCTGCGGATCCTCAACGCGACCACCGACGACGAGCGGCGCGTCGCCAAGGCCTCGACCCTCGGCGGCAAGATCGCCGAGCTCAAGCTCGCCGGGGAGCTCGAGCGGCGCTACTCCAAGGACGAGATCCTGGAGGCCTACCTCAACGTCGTCTACCTCGGCAACGGCGCGTACGGCGTCGAGGCGGCCGCCCGCCGGTACTTCTCCACCTCGGCCGCCGACCTGAGCATCAAGCAGGCCGCCACGCTGGTCGCGATGCTCAAGTCGCCCTCGGCGTACGACCCGATCACCCACCCCGGCCGCTCCCGCCAGCGCCGCGACGTGGTGATGGCCCGGATGGTGGCCGAGGGCGCCTTGACCCGTGAGCGCTTCGAGAAGCTGCGGCGCCACCCCACCCCGATCCAGGAGTCCCGGCCGCGGTCGGGCTGCGCGGCCTCGGAGTTCCCCTACTACTGCGCGATGCTCATCGAGCACGTGCTGCGCTCCCCGGAGTTCGGCGAGACGCGCGAGGACCGGCAGAACCGGCTCAACGCCGGTGGCCTGGAGATCCGTACGGCGCTGGACGCCGAGGCCATGCGTGCCGCCGAGGAGGCCGTCGACGCCGGCTTCGGGCGCACCAACCGGGTCGGGACCGGCATCGCGGTCATGGAGCCCGGCACCGGCCAGGTCGTGGCGATCGCGCAGAACCGCACGTTCGGCACGCCCGAGGGCAAGGACGACCCCTCCCGCACCCAGGTGGTCTATGCGACCAGCGAGTTCCAGACCGGCTCGACCTTCAAGCCGGTCACCCTCGCCGCGGCGCTGGAGTCGGGGATGAGCGTGCGCACCACCTACGACACCCCCAGCGGGCTCTACGTGGACGGCCTCGACGCGCCGGAGGGCGGCTACAAGAACGACGACCGCCAGGGGCACGGCGTGCTGGACGCGTACGGCGCGATGCGCGGCTCGGTCAACACCTACTTCGTGCAGATGGTGGCCGACGCCGGTGTCCGTGAGACCGCCGCGGTGGCCCAGCGCCTCGGCCTGACCTCGATCCCCGAGGACCTCAGCGGCCGGGAGGGCTCGCTGACTCTCGGCGCCTTCGAGAGCTCCCCGCTGCAGCTGGCCACGGCGTACGCCACCCTCGCCGCGCGAGGCGTGCGCTGCGACCCGGTGCTGATCCTCTCCGCGCGCGACGTCACCACCGGCGAGGACGTCGACGTGCCGGACGGCGACTGCCACCAGGCGATCAGCCCGGCCGTCGCGGTGCAGGTCTCCGACGTGCTGCGCGCGCCGTTCGACGCCGGCGGGACCGCGTCGTCGGTGCGGCTCGGCGACGGGCGCCCGGCCGGCGGCAAGACCGGCACCACCGACGACGCCGCGGCGGTGTGGTTCGCCGGCTACACCCCCCAGTACGCCGCGGCGGTGTGGGTCGGCGACCCGCGCGGCGGTCAGGCGCACCCGCTCACCGGGGTCTATGCGCACGGCTACTACCACTCGGTGCTCTACGGCGGCACCGGCGCGGGGCCGGTGTGGCGGCGCACCATGGAGGCGATCCACGAGGGGCTGGCGGTCGAGGAGTTCCCGCCGATCCAGGGCGCCGGCGCGGTGCTGGTCAACACCGCCGTGCCGTCGGTGGTCGGGATGGGCATCGATGAGGCGGTGACGCTGCTCGCGGCGTCCGGGTTCGAGGTCCGCGTGCGCCAGCGGGCGAGCGAGACCGCGGGCGGGGAGGCCGATCACGTGGCCGAGCAGGAGCCGGCGGCCGGGACGGCCGTGGGCCGCGGCGCCGAGGTGCTGCTCACGCTCACCGCGGGCTCGGAGACCTCTCTGGACCTGCGTGCGCTCACCGCTGAGGGCCCGGGCGGTGGGCGATGA
- a CDS encoding DUF3099 domain-containing protein, whose amino-acid sequence MKRRPVPRVTDAPEPQSARQRRRQRWYFALMGICLVLIVLAWNVVRLWSVPAAVAMSAVAAVLPPIAALVANWGEGR is encoded by the coding sequence ATGAAGCGACGTCCGGTCCCGCGCGTCACCGACGCGCCGGAGCCGCAGAGCGCGCGCCAGCGGCGCCGCCAGCGGTGGTACTTCGCCCTGATGGGGATCTGCCTGGTGCTCATCGTGTTGGCCTGGAACGTCGTACGGCTGTGGTCGGTGCCCGCAGCCGTCGCGATGTCCGCCGTGGCGGCGGTGCTGCCGCCGATCGCCGCGCTCGTGGCGAACTGGGGTGAGGGCAGATGA
- a CDS encoding ATP-binding protein: protein MSTTQQPEPGTQPQPPIKPEPQVPAAVLPERLQDDPARVETEVGSVGLFDEDVVLTPSDDTLQWRAEVLQMVNWGGFSGRVAIDLHADATMISGASGVGKSTLLDAYTALMMPSDTRFNGASNDAVTGRARGAGQRNLLSYLRGAVDVVDDPRTGRPVERLLRGRDGDTWGAVAMTFVNDEERRFTALRTYYVPRRATRSGEVQMQLVTLDAAIDLATLEAAVPDRFHANTLKKLSPGLRVHRTYTEFSAVLHARLGIGANGDGAKALGLLARIQAGNQVRSVDELYKEMVLERPATFGAADRAVEHFDALESAYSAMRTEEEKQDLLAPITELHARKVAARERAAELDAYGVTATGDTPVRYWLLRTHARLLAAGVEANRLGRASVRDQLRAADRQVAALSADLDAARDEHRDAGGASVARLDGELERERLLREERRARRETLLERLAPLAVLDDDGGERVDAAGALASREAFAALADHAEQWLAAHLDAGERLVAQRDELLAERYPLLARRTELQGERASLEGRSGRVPEHLHAMRREVARASGMAVSDLPFVAELLDVAPEESRWRLAIETVLGATARTMLVPLPRLEEFSAAIDSLRLRGRLTFEGAQLDLDGPDLLDPEQVAGKLVFADSPFRGWVQRHVAEPSRNALCVESADDLRGGGFRVTLAGQTRSGRRGSHGRGDQRSIIGFSNADALAEIDADIAALEADLRAVDERIARVESATRVQERRRVAYDALGTQSYDDLDVAACEARIADLERRREQILTADDRLGTSEQQMSELAARLEEARLERYRLDERRRRLELEHAELVDSEDLVNDELERIGRDGRVVCTEEQARRLDEEFRAAADPDDPEDLDRFHESSGRLQARLSAAVQEAQVEVEHVDRELAAIFRAYQLHWADPNLGTTAESYPDFARILADIEATGLPQRRAEWRRRLTEWSGQDLVPLAGAMSSSVEEIEDRLEPINAILRRLEFGAEKDRLRIRLRRLAPAHVQVFLRELRELSRGTVRDLDEAALEERFTRLRRFMGQLRGPAQGADPERTGERERLLDVRRHVEVSAERYDRLTGELKSTYRTLGEKSGGESQELVAFIVGSALRFRLGDEMRSRPRFAPVFLDEGFVKADSEFAGRAVRAWKGLGFQLVIAVPLDKVTGLEPHMDALLVITKHTDTQLSSVFRVSDA, encoded by the coding sequence ATGAGCACCACCCAGCAGCCCGAGCCCGGGACCCAGCCCCAGCCCCCGATCAAGCCGGAGCCGCAGGTCCCCGCCGCGGTGCTCCCCGAGCGCCTCCAGGACGACCCCGCCCGGGTGGAGACCGAGGTCGGCAGCGTCGGGCTCTTCGACGAGGACGTCGTGCTGACGCCGTCCGACGACACGCTGCAGTGGCGCGCCGAGGTGCTCCAGATGGTCAACTGGGGCGGCTTCTCCGGCCGGGTCGCGATCGACCTGCACGCCGACGCCACGATGATCTCCGGCGCCTCCGGCGTCGGCAAGAGCACGCTGCTCGACGCCTACACGGCGCTGATGATGCCCTCCGACACCCGCTTCAACGGCGCCTCCAACGACGCCGTCACCGGGCGCGCCCGCGGCGCCGGGCAGCGCAACCTGCTGTCCTACCTGCGCGGCGCGGTCGACGTGGTCGACGACCCGCGCACCGGCCGCCCGGTCGAGCGGCTGCTGCGCGGACGCGACGGGGACACCTGGGGCGCGGTCGCGATGACGTTCGTCAACGACGAGGAACGCCGCTTCACCGCGCTGCGCACCTACTACGTGCCCCGTCGCGCGACCCGCTCGGGCGAGGTCCAGATGCAGCTGGTCACCCTCGACGCCGCGATCGACCTGGCCACCCTCGAGGCGGCCGTCCCGGACCGCTTCCACGCCAACACGCTCAAGAAGCTCAGCCCCGGGCTGCGGGTGCACCGCACCTACACCGAGTTCTCCGCCGTGCTGCACGCCCGCCTCGGCATCGGCGCGAACGGCGACGGGGCCAAGGCGCTCGGGCTGCTGGCCCGCATCCAGGCCGGCAACCAGGTCCGCAGCGTCGATGAGCTCTACAAGGAGATGGTCCTCGAGCGGCCCGCGACGTTCGGGGCCGCCGACCGCGCCGTCGAGCACTTCGACGCCCTGGAGTCGGCGTACTCCGCGATGCGCACCGAGGAGGAGAAGCAGGACCTGCTCGCCCCGATCACCGAGCTGCACGCGCGCAAGGTGGCGGCCCGCGAGCGCGCCGCCGAGCTCGACGCGTACGGCGTGACCGCGACCGGTGACACGCCGGTGCGGTACTGGCTGCTGCGCACCCACGCGCGGCTGCTGGCCGCCGGGGTCGAGGCGAACCGTCTGGGCCGCGCGTCGGTGCGCGATCAGCTGCGTGCCGCCGATCGCCAGGTGGCGGCGCTCAGCGCCGACCTCGACGCCGCCCGCGACGAGCACCGCGACGCCGGTGGCGCGAGCGTGGCCCGGCTGGACGGTGAGCTCGAGCGCGAGCGGCTGCTGCGCGAGGAGCGCCGCGCCCGCCGCGAGACGCTGCTCGAGCGCCTCGCGCCGCTCGCGGTGCTCGACGACGACGGAGGCGAGCGGGTCGATGCGGCGGGCGCCCTGGCCAGCCGCGAGGCGTTCGCCGCGCTCGCCGACCACGCCGAGCAGTGGCTGGCCGCGCACCTCGACGCGGGCGAGCGGCTGGTCGCCCAGCGCGACGAGCTGCTCGCCGAGCGCTACCCGCTGCTGGCCCGCCGTACCGAGCTCCAGGGCGAGCGCGCCTCGCTCGAGGGCCGCTCCGGTCGGGTGCCGGAGCACCTGCACGCGATGCGCCGCGAGGTCGCCCGCGCCAGCGGGATGGCCGTGAGCGACCTGCCGTTCGTCGCCGAGCTGCTCGACGTGGCGCCGGAGGAGTCGCGCTGGCGCCTGGCCATCGAGACGGTGCTCGGCGCGACCGCCCGCACGATGCTGGTGCCGCTGCCGCGCCTCGAGGAGTTCTCGGCCGCCATCGACTCGCTGCGCCTGCGTGGCCGGCTGACCTTCGAGGGCGCCCAGCTCGACCTCGACGGCCCCGACCTGCTCGACCCCGAGCAGGTCGCCGGCAAGCTGGTCTTCGCCGACTCGCCGTTCCGCGGCTGGGTGCAGCGCCACGTCGCCGAGCCCTCGCGCAACGCCCTGTGCGTGGAGAGCGCCGACGACCTGCGCGGCGGCGGCTTCCGGGTCACCCTCGCCGGCCAGACCCGCTCCGGGCGTCGCGGCTCCCACGGGCGCGGCGACCAGCGCAGCATCATCGGGTTCAGCAACGCCGACGCGCTCGCCGAGATCGACGCCGACATCGCCGCCCTCGAGGCCGACCTGCGCGCCGTCGACGAGCGCATCGCCCGCGTCGAGAGCGCCACCCGGGTGCAGGAGCGCCGTCGGGTGGCGTACGACGCCCTGGGCACGCAGTCCTACGACGACCTCGACGTGGCCGCGTGCGAGGCCCGCATCGCCGACCTCGAGCGCCGGCGTGAGCAGATCCTCACCGCCGACGACCGCCTCGGCACCAGCGAGCAGCAGATGAGCGAGCTCGCCGCGCGGCTCGAGGAGGCCCGCCTCGAGCGGTACCGCCTCGACGAGCGCCGGCGCCGCCTCGAGCTCGAGCACGCCGAGCTGGTCGACAGCGAGGACCTGGTCAACGACGAGCTGGAGCGGATCGGTCGCGACGGCCGCGTCGTGTGCACCGAGGAGCAGGCCCGCCGTCTCGACGAGGAGTTCCGCGCCGCCGCCGACCCCGACGACCCCGAGGACCTCGACCGCTTCCACGAGAGCTCCGGGCGCCTCCAGGCGCGGCTCTCCGCCGCCGTCCAGGAGGCCCAGGTGGAGGTCGAGCACGTCGACCGCGAGCTGGCCGCGATCTTCCGGGCCTACCAGCTGCACTGGGCCGACCCCAACCTCGGCACCACCGCGGAGTCCTACCCCGACTTCGCGCGCATCCTCGCCGACATCGAGGCCACCGGCCTGCCGCAGCGCCGCGCGGAGTGGCGCCGGCGGCTCACCGAGTGGAGCGGGCAGGACCTGGTGCCGCTCGCGGGCGCGATGTCGTCCTCGGTCGAGGAGATCGAGGACCGCCTCGAGCCGATCAACGCGATCCTGCGGCGCCTGGAGTTCGGCGCCGAGAAGGACCGGCTCCGGATCCGGCTGCGTCGCCTGGCGCCCGCGCACGTGCAGGTGTTCCTGCGCGAGCTGCGCGAGCTCTCGCGGGGCACGGTGCGCGACCTCGACGAGGCCGCGCTGGAGGAGCGCTTCACCCGGCTGCGCCGGTTCATGGGCCAGCTGCGCGGTCCGGCCCAGGGCGCGGACCCCGAGCGGACAGGGGAGCGCGAGCGGCTGCTCGACGTACGCCGCCACGTCGAGGTCAGCGCGGAGCGCTACGACCGGCTCACCGGTGAGCTCAAGTCGACCTACCGCACGCTGGGGGAGAAGTCCGGTGGCGAGAGCCAGGAGCTCGTCGCGTTCATCGTCGGCTCCGCGCTGCGCTTCCGCCTGGGCGACGAGATGCGCTCGCGGCCCCGCTTCGCTCCCGTGTTCCTCGACGAGGGCTTCGTCAAGGCCGACTCGGAGTTCGCCGGGCGCGCGGTGCGCGCGTGGAAGGGGCTGGGCTTCCAGCTGGTCATCGCCGTACCGCTGGACAAGGTCACCGGGCTGGAACCGCACATGGACGCGCTGCTGGTGATCACCAAGCACACCGACACCCAGCTCTCGTCGGTGTTCCGGGTGAGCGACGCATAG
- a CDS encoding glycoside hydrolase family 65 protein, whose product MNPREQSRQPMDRGRFPADPWRLVETQYRADDLGTTETLFSVGNGYLGMRGNPEEGRDAYAHGTFINGFHETWPIRHAEAAFGFARTGQTIVNAPDAKLMKLYVDDEPLILGTADLEQYERSLDFRDGVLRRSLIWRTPSGKRVQVESSRMVSMTQRHLALLTFEVTMLDGDAPLVISSQLQNRQDGEDEYHVPSAAMGEAADPRKAGGFDQRVLLPRAAHADERRMLLGYQCARSGMTIAVAADHRIETPDDHELIVRAEDDLAKMVIRVEARQGSTLRLEKLVTYHTSRGVPVRELSDRCERTLDRAVGHTVAEHLAEQQRWYDEFWDAADVEVATDDATQQAIRFNLLTLAQASARADRQGVPAKGVTGSGYEGHYFWDSEIYVAPFLTYTQPHLARNLMHFRTRMLPAARARAREMAQSGALFPWRTINGEEASAYYAAGSAQMHINADIAYALLQYVTATDDLGFLIRDGMDLLVETARMWTELGFWRTNGGDPTFHIHGVTGPDEYTTVVNNNLFTNVMARFNLEAAARVVETLKERRPVDFERLVHRLGVKDDEVAEWRRCAAGMTIPFDEGLGIHPQDDFFLDREVWDLSRTPDELRPLMLNYHPLVIYRFQVLKQADVVLAMFLQGDRFSPEEKRANFEYYDPITTGDSTLSAVVQAIIAAEVGYEDVAMDYFRQALYVDLGDLHHNTVDGMHIASAGGVWSALVFGFAGMGDRRRRLRFDPRLPRDWPAMRFRIRWHGTRLLVELTQDAITFTMLERGKDPEVSVNVRGEYYTITATEPLRVPLEHQGPRVRGLLGNRPQTGGIRADGTRITAGVPEPMVFDEDPPSPA is encoded by the coding sequence ATGAACCCCCGCGAGCAGTCCAGGCAGCCGATGGACCGCGGCCGGTTCCCTGCCGACCCGTGGCGCCTGGTCGAGACCCAGTACCGCGCCGACGACCTCGGCACCACCGAGACCCTCTTCAGCGTCGGCAACGGCTACCTCGGCATGCGCGGCAACCCCGAGGAAGGCCGTGACGCCTACGCCCACGGCACCTTCATCAACGGCTTCCACGAGACCTGGCCGATCCGGCACGCCGAGGCCGCCTTCGGCTTCGCGCGCACCGGTCAGACGATCGTCAACGCTCCCGACGCCAAGCTGATGAAGCTCTACGTCGACGACGAGCCGCTGATCCTCGGCACCGCCGACCTCGAGCAGTACGAGCGCAGCCTGGACTTCCGCGACGGCGTCCTGCGCCGCAGCCTGATCTGGCGCACCCCCTCGGGCAAGCGCGTGCAGGTCGAGTCCAGCCGGATGGTCTCGATGACCCAGCGCCACCTCGCCCTGCTGACCTTCGAGGTCACCATGCTCGACGGCGACGCGCCGCTGGTGATCTCCTCGCAGCTGCAGAACCGCCAGGACGGCGAGGACGAGTACCACGTCCCCTCGGCCGCCATGGGCGAGGCCGCCGACCCGCGCAAGGCGGGCGGCTTCGACCAGCGGGTGCTGCTGCCGCGTGCCGCGCACGCCGACGAGCGCCGGATGCTGCTGGGCTACCAGTGCGCCCGCTCGGGGATGACCATCGCGGTCGCCGCCGACCACCGCATCGAGACCCCCGACGACCACGAGCTGATCGTGCGCGCCGAGGACGACCTGGCCAAGATGGTCATCCGGGTCGAGGCGCGCCAGGGCAGCACGCTGCGCCTGGAGAAGCTGGTGACCTACCACACCTCGCGCGGCGTGCCGGTGCGCGAGCTCAGCGACCGCTGCGAGCGGACCCTCGACCGCGCGGTCGGCCACACCGTGGCCGAGCACCTGGCCGAGCAGCAGCGCTGGTACGACGAGTTCTGGGACGCCGCCGACGTCGAGGTCGCCACCGACGACGCCACCCAGCAGGCGATCCGGTTCAACCTGCTCACCCTCGCCCAGGCCTCGGCGCGCGCCGACCGGCAGGGCGTGCCCGCGAAGGGCGTGACGGGCTCGGGCTATGAGGGTCACTACTTCTGGGACTCCGAGATCTACGTCGCGCCGTTCCTCACCTACACCCAGCCGCACCTGGCGCGGAACCTCATGCACTTCCGCACCCGGATGCTCCCCGCGGCGCGGGCACGCGCGCGGGAGATGGCGCAGAGCGGCGCGCTCTTCCCCTGGCGCACGATCAACGGCGAGGAGGCCTCGGCGTACTACGCGGCCGGCAGCGCCCAGATGCACATCAACGCCGACATCGCCTACGCGCTGCTGCAGTACGTCACCGCGACCGACGACTTGGGGTTCCTCATCCGCGACGGGATGGACCTGCTCGTGGAGACCGCCCGCATGTGGACCGAGCTGGGCTTCTGGCGCACCAACGGCGGCGACCCGACGTTCCACATCCACGGCGTGACCGGCCCCGACGAGTACACGACGGTGGTCAACAACAACCTGTTCACCAACGTGATGGCCCGCTTCAACCTCGAGGCCGCGGCCCGGGTGGTGGAGACGCTGAAGGAGCGCCGTCCGGTCGACTTCGAGCGCCTCGTGCACCGCCTCGGCGTCAAGGACGACGAGGTCGCGGAGTGGCGCCGCTGCGCCGCCGGCATGACGATCCCCTTCGACGAGGGCCTCGGCATCCACCCGCAGGACGACTTCTTCCTCGACCGCGAGGTCTGGGACCTCTCCCGCACCCCGGACGAGCTGCGGCCGCTGATGCTGAACTACCACCCGCTGGTGATCTACCGCTTCCAGGTGCTCAAGCAGGCCGACGTGGTGCTGGCGATGTTCCTCCAGGGCGACCGGTTCAGCCCCGAGGAGAAGCGCGCCAACTTCGAGTACTACGACCCGATCACGACCGGCGACTCCACGCTGTCGGCGGTGGTGCAGGCGATCATCGCGGCCGAGGTCGGCTACGAGGACGTCGCCATGGACTACTTCCGCCAGGCGCTGTACGTCGACCTCGGCGACCTGCACCACAACACCGTCGACGGCATGCACATCGCCTCGGCAGGCGGCGTGTGGAGCGCGCTCGTCTTCGGCTTCGCCGGGATGGGCGATCGCCGCCGCCGCCTGCGCTTCGACCCGCGTCTGCCCCGCGACTGGCCCGCGATGCGGTTCCGGATCCGCTGGCACGGCACCCGACTGCTCGTCGAGCTGACCCAGGACGCGATCACGTTCACGATGCTCGAGCGCGGCAAGGACCCGGAGGTCTCGGTGAACGTGCGCGGGGAGTACTACACGATCACCGCCACCGAGCCGCTGCGCGTCCCGCTCGAGCACCAGGGTCCTCGGGTGCGCGGCCTGCTCGGCAACCGTCCGCAGACCGGCGGCATCCGCGCCGACGGCACCCGGATCACCGCCGGCGTGCCCGAGCCGATGGTCTTCGACGAGGACCCGCCCTCCCCGGCCTGA